In the genome of Candidatus Pristimantibacillus lignocellulolyticus, the window GTTATGCTAACGTAGTATTATCAGTAGATGTTTCTGGTTTATCAAAAGAAATTGAGCCATTTATAGAATTATTAAAGCAACAGGCGGGTGTGAGAAATGCCTTAGTAATAGGCCAAGGTTAAGGTAGTTCAAAAAGCGTGCTTTGATAACGATGAGTATGCTAACGTAGATTATTCGACGTCGAATATGAAGCTAATTTGGGAAGTCCGGTACGCATGTACCAATAACGTACATTTACGTTTCCTCCTTCCACAAATTAACTCCATCTTCTCGATTCTGAAAGCCCGCTTTTTGAACCTTGATTAAAAGAGGAAGTTCAATGCCCACTATTAAAACAATAATTCGAATAAATCAAACTCTGGAGGGATATAGATGAAACCTATTAAAGTAGGATTATTAGGGCTAGGTACTGTAGGTACTGGCGTAGTCCGTATAGTGGAGAATCATCAAGACGATTTGCATAATCAAGTAGGTAGTTCTATCGAAATTACAAAAATACTTGTTTCGAATGTGAACAAAGAGCGCAACATTGAAGTTGACCGCTCTAAGTTAACTGAAGATCCGTGGGAAGTCGTTCGTCATCCCGAAATTGATGTGATCATTGAAGTAATGGGCGGAACTACGGATACAAAAGATTATATAGTAGAAGCACTTAATCTTGGTAAAAACGTTGTTACAGCAAATAAAGATCTAATGGCGCTTTATGGAACGGAATTATTAGAAATTGCACAACGTAATAGTTGTGATGTGTATTATGAGGCGAGCGTAGCTGGTGGAATTCCAATTATCCGTACACTAATTGATGGTTTCTCATCGGATCGTGTTACTAAAATAATGGGTATAGTCAATGGTACAACTAACTTCATTTTAACTAAAATGACTCAAGAAGGTGCATCTTATGACGATGTACTTAAAGAAGCTCAAGCACTAGGATATGCAGAAGCGGATCCTACAAGTGATGTAGAAGGACTTGATGCTGCTCGTAAAATGACGATTTTAGCGCGTCTTGGTTTCCATACAGCTGTTTCTTTAGACGATGTATCAGTTAAAGGTATATCATCTGTTACGAAAGAAGATATTCAATACGCAAAACATCTTGGCTATCAATTGAAATTACTAGGAATCGCTGAATGTGATGAAAATCAAGTAAGTGTATCTGTGCAACCTACAATGGTGAAAAATTCGCATCCAATTGCTTCTGTTAACGGCGTATTCAATGCTGTACTAGTATATGGTGAAGCAGTAGGTGAAACGATGTTCTATGGCGCAGGTGCTGGCGAATTACCAACAGCAACTTCGGTAGTGGCTGACCTTGTCGCAGTAAGTAAAAATATTAAACTTGGCATCAGTGGTAAACGAGTTAACACTGCGTATAAACAGACAGTGCTTAAAACTGATGATCAAATCTCTTCTAAATACTTCTTATTGCTTGAAGTTGCTGATCGTGCGGGAGTACTTGCTCGCATTACACAGGAGTTTGCAAATCATGAAGTAAGCTTAGAATCTGTTCTACAACAACCTAATCAAAATCAAACTCATGCTGAGATTATCGTCATTACACATGATGCTAGCAAAGCCGCAATTCAAAATGTACTTTCATCATTCAATGCTCTTGATGTTATTCATGAAGTGAAGAGCGTATATCGAGTAGAAGGATAAGCACATGAACAAAATAGAAAAACAATCGGTAGTTGTTAAAATTCCTGCGAGTACTGCTAATTTGGGACCTGGTTTCGACGCACTAGGTATGGCCTTATCATTATATGCATGGCTAGAGCTTACAATAGCTGATGAAACAACGGTTCATCTATATGGCGATGGTATGGAAGGCATTCCGAAAGACCACAATAATTTAGTATATAAAGTAGCTCAAAAAGTGTTTGCTAAGGCAGGAATGCCAGAGCAAGCACTTAAAATAAGTATGTATAGTGAAATTCCTTTGACCCGTGGCTTGGGTAGTAGTGCGTCTGCCATAGTTGGAGCTCTAGTAGCTGCCAATGCGCTGATTGGACAGGCTTTGACTACTGATGAACTATTTCATATGGCTACAGAACTAGAAGGACATCCAGACAATGTAGGAGCGTCAATATTCGGTGGGATAGTTATTTCTTCATGGGATGAGAAAACAGCTCCATACGTGAAGATAACACCTCCTAACACGCTTGAAACATTAGTTATAGTACCAAATTTTCAATTATCAACAGAAAAAGCGAGACATGCATTGCCAAGTCAATATAGTAAAGCAGATGTAGTCTTTAATATTGGTCGCAGTTCGTTGCTTGTCGCAGCGCTCGCATCTGGTCAGCTTGAATTAATTCGTACCGCTATGCAAGATCGGGTACATCAACCGTATCGCGCGGCATTAATTCCCGGTATGGAATATATTTTAGAACATGCTACCGAAAAAGGTGCTCTTGGAGCAGCTCTAAGTGGTGCGGGACCAACATTAATTACATTTGTTGATTCGCAAAGTACGCAGCAAGAGGAACTTGAACAATTTTTACTTGAGTGCATGAAGAAGGAGGGCATTACAGCTACTACGATGTGGCTATCTCCAGATATTTATGGCGCGAGAGTCATTTACGAATCTATTACGCAAGGTGAATCAATCGCTTTTATGGATTTGGTTAAAGGAGACGGACACTAATGACAACAGTAGCTCTATTGCCAGCAGGATCAGTATCAGATGAAGCAGCAAAGTTATTTTTTTCAGATGAATCGGTTGAGTGGAAACATCATCGAATGATTTCAGATGTTTTTCTATCAACGGTAAATGAGATTAGCAATTATAGTGTTATTCCTATAGAGAACACGATCGATGGTTCAGTAAGTTTGCACTTAGATTGGCTTGTACATGAAGTAGATCTGCCAATTCAAGCGGAATGGGTATATCCCTCCATTCAGAATCTTATTGGTCGTCGTTCAGAATTGTTAAATGAATGGGGTCAATTGGATTTTACCAAAGTGAAAAAAGTAATTAGTCATCCTGTTGCGATGTCACAATGTCTTGAATTTATTCGTGAAAATATTCCATATGCAGAAACTGAACATGTAAGTAGTACAGCAGAATCAGTCAAGATCGTTGCAGATCATCCAGGTGAAGGTATAGTTGCTATCGGGACAAAGACCGCTTCGATTAATAATAAGTTAGATATATTAGCTGATTCGATCACTGATCACAATAATAACTACACACGTTTCTTCTTAGTAGGTGATAAGCCTTATACTGCTCGTGAGAATAGTAATATGAAGACAAGTATTCTTGTTACTCTACCTGAAGATTATGCTGGAGCATTACATCAAGTACTGTCTGCATTTGCGTGGAGAAGAATTAACTTATCCCGCATAGAATCTCGTCCGACGAAGAAGAAGTTAGGTAGTTATTATTTCTATATTGAAATTAAGTACTCGCTTGAAGAGTTTTTACTACAAGCAGCGCTCCAAGAAATTGAAGCGATTGGGTGTCAGGTGAGGGTGTTAGGTTGTTACCCAAGCTACAAATACGAACAACTTTTATAGGATGCTCAAAATCGCGGACTGTGATCACGATGAGTATGCTAGGTAGTTTAGTCGACATCGAATATGCCCTCCATCGAAAGCCTGCGTGTGCTCGTGTACCAATAACGTACACTGTGCGCCTCGTTTCCGCTGGAGGGCATATTCTTGGTGCTGACAGCCCACGATTTTGACCTTCCATTTTAAGTTTCGTGCTAGACAGTCTCCGCTTGTGTACTCGAACCGTACACGTTGCTGGGTTTCGTTTTATAGTACTTTCGGTATAGCATCAGTTTTAGCTTTGTGCTAGACAGTCTCCGCTCGTGTACTCGAACCGTACACGTTGCTGTGGCGCCATAAAAAAGACGATTTCTCATTCGGTTTTCGAATGAAGAGTCGTCTTTTTTTCGTGCCTAGGGGTACGTATCATCTAGTTGGTGTTATAAGATTTCGTAAAAATTAATGAGACGTAACAGATTTATAACAATCTAAAGATATGTCCATATCATCTATAAATGTGACGTTTGTAGCAGATCATCTTCCGTTTATGATAGTAGCAAGGTTGTAACAACTACCGAATTAAACAAATAGGGGGATTCGTATAATGAAGAAAAAAGGGATGAAATGGTCTAGCTTACTTCTACTTATTCTAGTTGTTGCTATGATCGCAGCAGGATGCAGCAGTAATTCAGGTGACAACAGTACAAAACAAAGCTCAGGAGGAACTGGTAAGAAAACAGAAATATTGTTTTGGTCACCGTTCTCTGGCTCAGATGGACCTTTCATGAAGAAAATTGTTGATAAGTACAATAGCTCACAGGATCAATACAAAGTAGATTTTGTCATTCATCCAAACGGTGAGTATTACAAGCAAGTAGATATTGCACTAAGTTCAGCAAAAGATAAGCCAAGTCTTATGATTATGCACGTAGATAAGGTGCCAACATACGCTAGCAAAAATCAATTGCAACCAATCGATGATTTAGCAACCGAGGCGGGAATTTCCAAAACAGATTTTGCAGTAGCTCCCGTTGAATACGGTACAATCGAGGATAAATGGTATACGATTCCTTTGGATATTCATCCGTTAGTTATGTACTATAACAAAGATTTGTTCGTGCAAGCAGGCGTAACGACTGTTCCGACAAATCGTGCAGAGTTTGATGAAGCGATTACGAAGCTGACAGATGCTAGTAAGGGTGTCTATGGTTATGTAGTACCAACGCTATGGCCACAACAATTTATTTTCCCAACATTAGTTTGGCAAAATGGTGGTCAGCTATGGGATGGCAATGATGTGGGCTTTAATTCACCTGAGGTAGTTGAAGTTGTTCAATATCTTCGCAATATGATTGAAGCAGGTACTTCTCCAGCTAACGTGCAACAAGATGGCGAAAACACATTGTTCCTTCAAGGTAAAAATGCTATCCAATTTAACGGCCCATGGATGAAATCACAATTTGATGAAGCAGGTTTAAATTATGGAGTTGCTACTGTTCCTCAATTAGGTAAAGCTAGGCAAGCTGTATACGCTGGTTCTCATGGATTCGTAGTTCCTCAAGGCATTACAGATGAAAAAGTTGTTGCTGGCGTAGGTGATTTCTTGAAATACGTTTCTTCTAACTCTATGGATTGGGCTGAATCGGGTCAAGCACTTGCTTCGATTCCGATGATTGAAAGTGACGAGTTTAAAGCTTTGGAGTTCCAAAGCACGATTGCTTCTTCTTTCGAATATGTACAATTTAGTCCTAACGTTGTTAATTGGGATACCATTTCAGAGCCAATCTGGAGTGAATTGAACAATGCATTGCTTGGCAATAAAAGTGTTCAAGAAGCTATGGATGACGCAGTCAATAAATCTCATCAAGCGATGAAATAGGTCTAATTGAAGAGAAGATGGGATAGTGCAATACATGTCTCATCTTCTTTTTACAACCGTATATGAAATGAACTTATGAGTCTGCAAGCGCAGGAGGGGTAATATGATGAAAAGTAGTGTGGGTTCCCGCTTTACTTCGTTTTTGTTCGTCATTCCGTATTTAATTGCTTTTAGTGTATTTTTACTATTTCCCATATTATATGGTGTGTACTTAAGTCTTCATAACTTTGAATTATTGTCCGTAGATCACGATTTTGTAGGATTGGCCAATTATATTGATATATTCACACCGGGAACGTATTCCAATAGTGTGTTTTTTAGAGGGCTTTGGGCAACTTTCCAGTTCGTAATTTACTCCGTGCCATTATTGATTTTTACAGGACTTGGGATGGCTATGCTAGTTAATGCATTACCTAGGAGAATTAGAGGGTTATTTAGAACGGTATATTTCTTGCCTTATGCATTATCCGCATCAGTTATGGCGGTCATATGGTTAATGATGTTTGATACGAATGCAGGATTTTTAAATAGCTTACTTCAAAAATTGGGAATTGTGGGAATTCCATGGCTAACAGCTACACCTTGGGCATGGATAGCCCTTATTATAACAACTTTATGGTGGACAATCGGATTTAACATGATTATTTTTATTAATGCACTTAATGAGGTGCCAGAAGATTACTATGAAGCAGCCTCGATTGATGGTGCGAATCAATGGCAGAAGTTTATTCATATCACGTTACCTACGATTAAGCCCGTTATGCTTTTTGTCATGATTACTTCGACGATTGCATCCTTTAATGTTTACGCACAGCCGTTCCTTCTAACGAGAGGTGGGCCTGGTGATTCGACTAAAGTATTGTTAATGAATGTACTTGATCAAGCATTTGCTCGTAAACAAATTGGTTCAGCTTCAGCAATGGCTATTATGATGGCGATACTAATCATAATAATTTCCCTCGTACAAATGAAACTAACGATGGCTAAGAAGGGGGAGAAATAGATGCTAGCACGAAAAATTGGTGTTATTTTAGTGGCAAGCATAATCGGTATTATTTTTATTATTCCTTTAATATGGATGCTATCTACTGCATTCAAAAATGATTTTGAGGCACTTTCAGGACAAATGAATTTGTTCCCGATTAATCCGACCATTGATAACTTTGTGCAAGGGATTCAAGGGGAATTCATGAATGTTCCTATCATGCGCTGGATCGGAAATTCATTGCTGGTTGGAGTTGTCGGAACTGTTATTGTGCTACTTATTGATTCCATGGCAGCATATGGATTGGCAAGGCTGAATGATATGCCTTTACGACGTATAATGCTACCTATCTTTATAGCATCGCTAATGATCCCTTCTGTACTTACGTTTTTGCCTATGTACATGGAATTCAATGCGTTAGGTCTACTTAATACTTATCCAGCTTTAGTTCTTCCGGCGACAGCAGGGGCATTCGGTGTATTTCTACTTTATCAATTTTTTGTATCGTTTCCTAAGGAAATTGAAGAAGCTGCTCGGATTGATGGTGCGAATAAGTGGCATATATATGCTCGTATATTGCTGCCATCAGCTATTTCAATTATGGTTACACTTGCGATCTTCACATTTATGGGGATTTATAATGATTTTGTGTGGCCACTATATGCAACATCTTCTCCAGAGATGCGAACCATTACGGCAGGTATTGCAATTATGGCAACAGGAAGCTACACACAAAGTTACGGCAAATTGATGGCAATGACAACGATTGCTGCTCTACCAGTTATTGTTATTTTTATCGTTGGTCAAAGATCGTTTGTTAAAGCAATTACACAATCTGCAGTGAAATAGGAAGCAAGATTATATTCATGGAGGATATGCATGAAAATTACTCAAAAACAAATGGTTATTGTAGTTGTAATTTTGCTAGCAGTACTAGGGGGATTGCTAATGATTCGGTCACAGATTAAGGACGTTCAAATAAATGTCCCGTATAATGGACATGGGGGTACTTACAAAAACTTGTTAGTAACTATGGACACCCCAGATCCAAGTGTTGTCTATCATCAAGGTTTTTACTATATGACGTTTACGCATGATGGTATTGATATTATGCTGCTTCGCTCAAAAACGTTAGATTTTAGAAATGCAGAGCAAAAAGTCGTATGGTATCCACCAGTTAATACGATGTATTCTGCTAATTTATGGGCACCTGAAATTCAGTTCATTCAAGGGAAATGGTACATATATTTTGCGGCGGATAATGGTCAAAATGAAAACCATCGTATGTACGCTCTTGAAGCAGTAACGGATGATCCAATGGGTGAATATAGCTTCATGGGGCAAGTTACTGACGCTAGCGATAAATGGGCAATTGATGGTTTAGTGTTGGAACAAGATGATCAATTATATTTTGTTTGGTCTGGTTGGGAAGGCGATGAAAATATCGCTCAAAATACATATATTGCTCCTATGAGTAATCCATATACCATTAATGGGCCAAGAGTTATGATCAGTAAACCTGATCTTGAATGGGAAAAAGCGGGAGGCCCGCCTTACATTAATGAGGGTCAAGCAATATTGAAAAAGGATGGTCAAATTCACATTGCTTATTCAGGTGCGGGTAGCTGGACACCTGATTATAGTATAGGTTTACTTACTTTAGAAAAAGGCGCTGACCCGTTAGACGCATCTAAGTGGAGTAAAGCGATAGAACCACTTATGACTCGGGATGATGAGGCTAACGTGTATGGCCCAGGACATAATTCATTTGTAACATCACCTGATGGAAGTGAAACTTTTATTGTTTATCACGCAACAACGGGCATTAATGATGGTTGGAGCAACCGCCGTGCTCGTGCGCAAAGAGTGAAATGGAATGAGGCAGGACATCCAAGCTTTGGTTCCCCGTTGTCGCTTATGACGGCTATAAATGTACCTGAAGGTTCAGGTATATACAGAAGTGTGGATGCAATTGAGGAAGTTGACGGTTACCGATATACAGGTATTGTTACTATGGTAGATACTGTAATCCCAATATTATTCCATTACAAAAATGTAACTGGTGAGACCCGTGCATTAACGGTAGCTTTAAACGGGCAGGAAGAGCAACAGCTTAAACTTGCTCCAACTTTAGCTGATGAACTAGGATATGTGTACTTGCAGGGGTCATTATTAGCGGGAGAGAACGGAATTACTTTGCAAGGAGCAGATGTTAAGGAACATATTTATGCTATTGAAATTCCAAGGTATGAGGCAGAATATACTACTATTTTTGGAGATTCTGAAACTCAAGATAATCCGTTCGCTTCTAACGGGAGTACTGTATTTATTGCTGAAAGCAAGCAGAAGGCAATCAGTTTCTCTAATATTAAGGTTCCATCAGCTGGCGAATATGAAATACATTTTGCAATAGCTAATACAAGTGGACAGGAGCAAGAAATAGATATTACAATCAATGAAAGCAAGAAGCAACGTCTTACAATATCTAGCACGGAGCGTAATCAGTTTATACCAAATAGTATGATTGTTAAGTTAGTCGAAGGTTCTAATGCCATTCATCTAACAAATGCAACGAGTCCATTAGAAATTGATTATATTGACATTAGTGCGGCAACTAAACATTAAAAAAATTTAAGTAGGGGGCTAAGTAATGGCCAGCGGAGTATGGATGAAAAAGGTTGTGCTATTAATTTGTCTTAGCATCCTATTATTAGTAATGAGCTGTTCTCCTTCGAATCGTTCCACCAATATGCCTGACGACAACTCGCAAGTTATTCAGCTGGAATTTTGGACGCCGTTTAGCGGTGGGGATAATCGATTTATGACTCAGCTTGTTAACTTGTTTAATGAAGAAAACAGTCAAATTCAGGTCATACAAGTAAATTCTCGATTAGATGATTATTACTCACGTTTGCGTACAACGATATTATCAGGCAATGCACCCGATGTTGCCATTTTACATCAGACAAGTTTACCTCAATTTGTCCAAAATGGTTATATTGAAAATTTAGAAGAGCCTGCTAAAGCGGTCAATTTAGAGTGGAATACTTTTAACGCTAATATTTTGGAGTCCACAGTCTATGATCAAGTTCCTTACGCTGTGCCTCTAGATACGCATACATTAGTACTTTATTATAATAAAGATACTTTAAAGCAGGCAGGGTTGTTAGATGCGCAAGGTGAGCCATTGCTGAATAGCGGACAATCCTTAGAAGATTTTTTACAAGTGTTAAAACAACAATTACCACCATCGATTGCTCCTTTGGCACAGCCAGGAACTAGAATTGATTCCGTATGGTTATGGTGGAGCTTATACAATCAAATAGATGGTGGGGGAGCGTTCTATAATGATGCACAAACCGAAGTTGTTATTAACAATGATAAAGCGCTAACAGCACTTCAATTCGTTCATCGACTTTATACTGAAGGCATTATTCCACCTAATATTAACGATGCTTTCAAAATGTTTTATGATGGGCAGGCTGCTGTTCTTATTACAGGAGTATGGGGGACAGGGGCGTTTGAAGAAGCGGAAAATTTGGATTTTGGAGTAATCCCACTCCCTGTTGTATTTGATCATGAAGCAGTCTGGGGAGATTCTCATACGTTAGTAATACCGACTAAACATGGCATGACGAATGAAAAAAGAAATGCTGCTTTGTACTTTATGAAGTGGCTTGTAGAACATGGTGCTAAGTGGGCGGAAGCGGGGCATGTACCAAGTAAGATCTCTGTTGTGGAAAGTCCGGAATATAAAGCTCTGCCTTTTCGTAGTGATTACGCTGCGACAGCAGACTATGTAGCATATTGGCCTAGACATGTGATGCAATGGCCGATTGTCGAAATTCTTATTCAAGAGTTTGAAAAGATGAACTACGGACTACAGACACCAGAAGAGACACTGAGACAAACGCAAATCAAAATAAATGATGAATTGAAGGAATAAATTGCCGATGAGAACGAGAATGAGAAAAGTAACTGAATGGATTAAAAATAAAGAGCTAGCCAAAAAACTAGTAATGATTTACTTTGTTCTCATTGTCGTTCCGCTGAGTATTATGATTTATTTCTCGCTTACCATTTTTTCCGATAAACTCGAGCAAAAGGTTGGAGATTATCAATTACAAACGTTGAAGCAACTTACATTACGTATGGATGCCTACATGGAAGAGTTAGATCGACTTACAATGATGCCTTACCAATATGAGAACATTATTACGTTTTTGAACAGTAAGCGTGAGCATGACCAGCCGTTAACTTTACAGGAAATTAAAGATCTAAATAGCTTTGTTACGCAAGTTTTTCTCAACGGAAGAATCGATATTGTGGGAGTGTCCTTGTTTGGGGAGAATGGCGCCTCGTATGTTGTATTGCCTGAAAGTCAGTATGTTACTAATTATAGTATGGATGATAAATTAACGTGGCTACAGCAAGAGAATTCGATGGACGGTCGCTCTATCTTCACCGCTACTCATAATATTGAGACGGTA includes:
- a CDS encoding family 43 glycosylhydrolase; its protein translation is MKITQKQMVIVVVILLAVLGGLLMIRSQIKDVQINVPYNGHGGTYKNLLVTMDTPDPSVVYHQGFYYMTFTHDGIDIMLLRSKTLDFRNAEQKVVWYPPVNTMYSANLWAPEIQFIQGKWYIYFAADNGQNENHRMYALEAVTDDPMGEYSFMGQVTDASDKWAIDGLVLEQDDQLYFVWSGWEGDENIAQNTYIAPMSNPYTINGPRVMISKPDLEWEKAGGPPYINEGQAILKKDGQIHIAYSGAGSWTPDYSIGLLTLEKGADPLDASKWSKAIEPLMTRDDEANVYGPGHNSFVTSPDGSETFIVYHATTGINDGWSNRRARAQRVKWNEAGHPSFGSPLSLMTAINVPEGSGIYRSVDAIEEVDGYRYTGIVTMVDTVIPILFHYKNVTGETRALTVALNGQEEQQLKLAPTLADELGYVYLQGSLLAGENGITLQGADVKEHIYAIEIPRYEAEYTTIFGDSETQDNPFASNGSTVFIAESKQKAISFSNIKVPSAGEYEIHFAIANTSGQEQEIDITINESKKQRLTISSTERNQFIPNSMIVKLVEGSNAIHLTNATSPLEIDYIDISAATKH
- a CDS encoding ABC transporter substrate-binding protein, with amino-acid sequence MASGVWMKKVVLLICLSILLLVMSCSPSNRSTNMPDDNSQVIQLEFWTPFSGGDNRFMTQLVNLFNEENSQIQVIQVNSRLDDYYSRLRTTILSGNAPDVAILHQTSLPQFVQNGYIENLEEPAKAVNLEWNTFNANILESTVYDQVPYAVPLDTHTLVLYYNKDTLKQAGLLDAQGEPLLNSGQSLEDFLQVLKQQLPPSIAPLAQPGTRIDSVWLWWSLYNQIDGGGAFYNDAQTEVVINNDKALTALQFVHRLYTEGIIPPNINDAFKMFYDGQAAVLITGVWGTGAFEEAENLDFGVIPLPVVFDHEAVWGDSHTLVIPTKHGMTNEKRNAALYFMKWLVEHGAKWAEAGHVPSKISVVESPEYKALPFRSDYAATADYVAYWPRHVMQWPIVEILIQEFEKMNYGLQTPEETLRQTQIKINDELKE
- a CDS encoding sugar ABC transporter permease gives rise to the protein MMKSSVGSRFTSFLFVIPYLIAFSVFLLFPILYGVYLSLHNFELLSVDHDFVGLANYIDIFTPGTYSNSVFFRGLWATFQFVIYSVPLLIFTGLGMAMLVNALPRRIRGLFRTVYFLPYALSASVMAVIWLMMFDTNAGFLNSLLQKLGIVGIPWLTATPWAWIALIITTLWWTIGFNMIIFINALNEVPEDYYEAASIDGANQWQKFIHITLPTIKPVMLFVMITSTIASFNVYAQPFLLTRGGPGDSTKVLLMNVLDQAFARKQIGSASAMAIMMAILIIIISLVQMKLTMAKKGEK
- the pheA gene encoding prephenate dehydratase, whose product is MTTVALLPAGSVSDEAAKLFFSDESVEWKHHRMISDVFLSTVNEISNYSVIPIENTIDGSVSLHLDWLVHEVDLPIQAEWVYPSIQNLIGRRSELLNEWGQLDFTKVKKVISHPVAMSQCLEFIRENIPYAETEHVSSTAESVKIVADHPGEGIVAIGTKTASINNKLDILADSITDHNNNYTRFFLVGDKPYTARENSNMKTSILVTLPEDYAGALHQVLSAFAWRRINLSRIESRPTKKKLGSYYFYIEIKYSLEEFLLQAALQEIEAIGCQVRVLGCYPSYKYEQLL
- a CDS encoding homoserine dehydrogenase → MKPIKVGLLGLGTVGTGVVRIVENHQDDLHNQVGSSIEITKILVSNVNKERNIEVDRSKLTEDPWEVVRHPEIDVIIEVMGGTTDTKDYIVEALNLGKNVVTANKDLMALYGTELLEIAQRNSCDVYYEASVAGGIPIIRTLIDGFSSDRVTKIMGIVNGTTNFILTKMTQEGASYDDVLKEAQALGYAEADPTSDVEGLDAARKMTILARLGFHTAVSLDDVSVKGISSVTKEDIQYAKHLGYQLKLLGIAECDENQVSVSVQPTMVKNSHPIASVNGVFNAVLVYGEAVGETMFYGAGAGELPTATSVVADLVAVSKNIKLGISGKRVNTAYKQTVLKTDDQISSKYFLLLEVADRAGVLARITQEFANHEVSLESVLQQPNQNQTHAEIIVITHDASKAAIQNVLSSFNALDVIHEVKSVYRVEG
- a CDS encoding carbohydrate ABC transporter permease, coding for MLARKIGVILVASIIGIIFIIPLIWMLSTAFKNDFEALSGQMNLFPINPTIDNFVQGIQGEFMNVPIMRWIGNSLLVGVVGTVIVLLIDSMAAYGLARLNDMPLRRIMLPIFIASLMIPSVLTFLPMYMEFNALGLLNTYPALVLPATAGAFGVFLLYQFFVSFPKEIEEAARIDGANKWHIYARILLPSAISIMVTLAIFTFMGIYNDFVWPLYATSSPEMRTITAGIAIMATGSYTQSYGKLMAMTTIAALPVIVIFIVGQRSFVKAITQSAVK
- a CDS encoding ABC transporter substrate-binding protein, whose translation is MKKKGMKWSSLLLLILVVAMIAAGCSSNSGDNSTKQSSGGTGKKTEILFWSPFSGSDGPFMKKIVDKYNSSQDQYKVDFVIHPNGEYYKQVDIALSSAKDKPSLMIMHVDKVPTYASKNQLQPIDDLATEAGISKTDFAVAPVEYGTIEDKWYTIPLDIHPLVMYYNKDLFVQAGVTTVPTNRAEFDEAITKLTDASKGVYGYVVPTLWPQQFIFPTLVWQNGGQLWDGNDVGFNSPEVVEVVQYLRNMIEAGTSPANVQQDGENTLFLQGKNAIQFNGPWMKSQFDEAGLNYGVATVPQLGKARQAVYAGSHGFVVPQGITDEKVVAGVGDFLKYVSSNSMDWAESGQALASIPMIESDEFKALEFQSTIASSFEYVQFSPNVVNWDTISEPIWSELNNALLGNKSVQEAMDDAVNKSHQAMK
- the thrB gene encoding homoserine kinase; this translates as MNKIEKQSVVVKIPASTANLGPGFDALGMALSLYAWLELTIADETTVHLYGDGMEGIPKDHNNLVYKVAQKVFAKAGMPEQALKISMYSEIPLTRGLGSSASAIVGALVAANALIGQALTTDELFHMATELEGHPDNVGASIFGGIVISSWDEKTAPYVKITPPNTLETLVIVPNFQLSTEKARHALPSQYSKADVVFNIGRSSLLVAALASGQLELIRTAMQDRVHQPYRAALIPGMEYILEHATEKGALGAALSGAGPTLITFVDSQSTQQEELEQFLLECMKKEGITATTMWLSPDIYGARVIYESITQGESIAFMDLVKGDGH